The proteins below come from a single Arthrobacter crystallopoietes genomic window:
- a CDS encoding LysR substrate-binding domain-containing protein, with the protein MFRYTLRQIQYYVAVAESGSISGAAQACHVSQAGMSLAINELEKAVGTQLIVRRKAKGITLTTAGRGFLKDAQVLLREAEEIQARIEERHGELAGPLAIGCYTTLSAFWVPLMTAGFAAPNPKLELTITEGAADELQLQMLEGRLDAVLTHTRHVTGGAEMRVIKEGRPYILLGAEHRLAGRGKIALPELAEDDMVLLDIPSVRDNQLPNLRDAGLDPKIAWRSTSFEAVRGMVARGLGYTVLVQRPPLDVSYEGLPLVCVPIDGHIGHSDICFAYPGRQRLSRRLTALMDYCAQSVEAGNGAAGRQD; encoded by the coding sequence ATGTTCCGGTACACCTTGCGGCAGATCCAGTACTACGTGGCAGTCGCTGAATCCGGCTCCATCAGCGGCGCCGCACAAGCCTGCCATGTGTCGCAGGCAGGAATGTCGCTGGCCATTAACGAACTGGAAAAGGCCGTCGGGACCCAGCTCATCGTCCGGCGGAAGGCGAAAGGTATTACCCTGACCACTGCCGGGCGGGGCTTCCTTAAGGACGCGCAGGTACTTCTGCGCGAAGCCGAGGAGATCCAGGCCCGGATCGAGGAGCGGCATGGGGAGCTGGCCGGACCGCTGGCGATCGGCTGCTACACCACGCTGTCGGCGTTCTGGGTACCGTTGATGACGGCGGGTTTCGCGGCGCCGAATCCCAAGCTGGAGCTCACGATCACCGAAGGCGCGGCCGATGAGCTGCAGCTGCAGATGCTCGAGGGTAGGCTCGATGCCGTATTGACGCACACGCGGCATGTCACCGGCGGCGCGGAAATGCGCGTGATCAAGGAGGGCCGGCCCTACATCCTGCTGGGCGCGGAGCACCGGTTGGCCGGCCGCGGGAAGATCGCCCTGCCGGAGCTCGCCGAGGACGACATGGTACTGCTGGACATCCCCTCGGTGCGTGACAACCAGCTGCCGAACCTGCGCGACGCCGGGCTGGATCCGAAAATCGCCTGGCGGTCGACCAGCTTTGAAGCGGTGCGCGGGATGGTGGCCCGCGGACTGGGCTATACGGTCCTGGTCCAGCGGCCTCCGCTCGATGTCAGCTACGAAGGCTTGCCGCTGGTCTGCGTTCCCATCGATGGGCACATCGGCCACAGCGACATCTGTTTCGCCTACCCGGGGCGCCAACGGTTAAGCCGGCGCTTGACCGCGCTGATGGATTATTGTGCCCAGAGCGTCGAGGCCGGCAACGGGGCGGCAGGGCGGCAGGACTGA
- a CDS encoding DMT family transporter yields MAILFALGSAFFYGVADFVGGLLSRRADPTTIALIGQLGALLLSLAAALFFPAPSVELADLTWGAVSGIGTGMGMMFLYRGLSRGSMSVVVPFVAVGGTALPVLIGVTVLGDRPTVPAWLGIALAIPALWLISVIKNGPQGPRAAGTLDALFSSIGIAVQYIALAQAGAEAGLWPIVAGRVAAALAILPLAQPSAAKLRGIGARIVLAAALTGGMAALALTLYMLAARLQLMSIAVVLSSLYPVLPVVLGITVLRERLTARQLVGLVSAGVAVGLITMA; encoded by the coding sequence GTGGCAATTCTGTTCGCCCTTGGTTCGGCGTTCTTTTACGGCGTCGCGGACTTTGTGGGCGGTTTGTTGTCGAGACGGGCTGATCCAACAACGATCGCCCTGATCGGCCAGCTGGGCGCCCTGCTGCTCAGCCTGGCTGCCGCTCTATTCTTCCCGGCACCGTCCGTCGAGCTGGCGGACCTGACCTGGGGTGCGGTGTCCGGCATCGGGACGGGCATGGGCATGATGTTCCTCTACCGCGGCCTCAGCCGCGGCAGCATGAGCGTCGTCGTTCCTTTCGTAGCAGTCGGCGGCACCGCCCTTCCCGTCCTCATTGGCGTCACGGTCCTGGGTGACCGCCCCACCGTTCCAGCCTGGCTGGGCATCGCTTTGGCCATCCCGGCACTGTGGCTGATCTCGGTCATCAAGAACGGTCCACAAGGTCCACGAGCGGCCGGCACGCTCGACGCCCTGTTCTCCAGCATTGGCATCGCCGTGCAGTACATCGCCCTGGCGCAGGCCGGGGCAGAAGCAGGACTGTGGCCGATTGTTGCCGGTCGCGTCGCCGCTGCCTTGGCCATCCTTCCCCTCGCCCAGCCGTCGGCCGCCAAGCTGCGCGGTATCGGGGCGCGGATTGTCCTGGCTGCCGCACTGACTGGAGGCATGGCCGCGCTGGCCCTGACGCTTTACATGCTCGCGGCCCGGTTGCAGTTGATGAGCATCGCGGTGGTGCTGTCTTCCCTCTATCCGGTGCTTCCAGTGGTCCTGGGCATCACCGTACTCAGGGAGCGGCTGACCGCCCGCCAGCTGGTCGGGCTGGTCAGCGCCGGAGTGGCCGTCGGCCTCATCACCATGGCCTAG
- a CDS encoding MBL fold metallo-hydrolase — protein sequence MTGTDLTPRVVTLGTAGGPRWWTGENAGKRSGIATAIVVGDSTYLVDAGHGVGRQLMLAGLSVNSLRGIFITHLHSDHTIDLGSLAIFGMFTLKDNQHQIKIMGPGDRGELPPVSARAAVAPPPVFPENPTPGTKAMFTHLMAAYATDLNDRILDALRPSPFDYFVPEDIQIPTSSGYHPNENPTPAMEGFEIYRDENVTVTATLVKHPPIAPAFAFRFDTAHGSVTISGDTAPCENVVRLAADTDLLLHEAIDFDWVQRAYGSAANSTGQASIDHHKKSHTSAAEAVALANRAGAKALALHHLVPGTTPVSVWESAGADFDGRFYVPNDLDVIPFGTDSTDRILEEMATVQ from the coding sequence ATGACCGGTACCGATCTGACGCCACGCGTCGTCACCCTGGGCACTGCCGGCGGTCCACGCTGGTGGACCGGCGAGAATGCCGGGAAGCGCTCGGGGATCGCCACCGCCATCGTTGTTGGCGACAGCACTTACCTGGTGGACGCCGGGCACGGCGTGGGACGCCAGCTCATGCTCGCCGGGCTTTCGGTCAACTCGCTGCGCGGGATCTTTATCACCCACCTGCATTCGGACCACACGATCGATCTGGGCAGCCTGGCCATTTTCGGCATGTTCACGCTGAAGGACAACCAGCACCAGATCAAGATCATGGGCCCCGGCGACCGCGGCGAGCTTCCCCCGGTTTCCGCCCGTGCCGCCGTCGCACCTCCGCCGGTCTTCCCGGAGAACCCGACGCCCGGCACCAAGGCAATGTTCACCCATCTGATGGCCGCCTACGCCACGGACCTGAACGACCGCATTCTGGACGCACTGCGGCCTTCCCCCTTCGACTACTTTGTGCCGGAGGACATCCAAATCCCGACGTCGAGTGGTTACCACCCGAACGAAAATCCGACACCCGCCATGGAGGGTTTCGAGATCTACCGGGACGAAAACGTCACGGTGACGGCCACGCTGGTGAAGCATCCGCCGATCGCGCCCGCCTTCGCCTTCCGGTTCGACACCGCGCACGGCTCCGTCACCATCTCCGGCGACACCGCACCGTGCGAGAACGTGGTCCGCCTCGCAGCGGACACTGATCTGCTGCTCCACGAGGCCATCGATTTTGACTGGGTGCAGCGCGCCTATGGCTCGGCCGCGAATTCCACCGGCCAGGCATCCATCGACCACCACAAGAAATCGCACACCAGTGCCGCTGAAGCAGTCGCACTGGCCAACCGCGCAGGGGCAAAAGCCTTGGCCCTGCATCATTTAGTACCAGGCACCACTCCCGTGTCCGTGTGGGAAAGCGCGGGCGCCGACTTCGACGGCCGCTTCTACGTCCCGAACGATCTGGACGTTATTCCCTTCGGTACTGACTCCACTGACCGTATTCTGGAAGAAATGGCTACTGTCCAATGA
- a CDS encoding MFS transporter: MSANTVTPPQPQASSISESLNTKQMRRILASSFIGSAIEFYDFILYAMAASIVFNQVFFANVSPAVGLFMSFGTLAVGYVARPLGGAIFGHFGDRIGRKTVLIVSMTLMGAGTTLIGLLPTTAQIGMAAPILLVVLRLVQGLAVGGEWGGAMLVALEHAPAKRRGFAASFANMGGPAGAVLATLTVSAFSTLPEEAFMSWGWRIPFLLSLVLIAVGLVIRLKVAETPLFLELEATAEKKKIPFVEVVTKYPKNLVLGVLAGMSSYTVQGLMTVWAVSYIIEAGVDTTSVLNIKAVGATLTIVAIWFASRLSDKYGRKPVMLAGMIAGAVLAYPILWLLQTDTLWGFAIGLFLANGIIQGVIFGPFGAFVAELFPTRMRYTGASLTYQSSSTLGAGFTPMIASGLVLIAGGELWLVGLVWLLSFVVAAVCVLATKEGKNMDLSGEMK, encoded by the coding sequence ATGAGTGCTAATACCGTGACTCCCCCGCAGCCCCAGGCATCCTCCATCTCGGAGAGCCTGAATACGAAGCAGATGCGCCGCATCCTGGCCTCCAGCTTCATCGGCAGCGCCATCGAGTTCTACGACTTTATTCTGTACGCGATGGCAGCGTCCATCGTCTTCAACCAGGTGTTCTTCGCGAACGTCTCCCCCGCCGTCGGGCTCTTCATGTCCTTCGGCACCCTCGCTGTGGGCTACGTTGCCCGTCCGCTGGGCGGAGCGATCTTCGGCCACTTCGGCGACCGGATCGGCCGCAAGACCGTACTGATCGTGTCGATGACCCTGATGGGTGCGGGCACCACGCTCATCGGCCTGCTGCCCACCACGGCGCAGATCGGCATGGCGGCGCCCATCCTGCTGGTAGTACTGCGGCTTGTCCAGGGACTCGCCGTCGGCGGTGAATGGGGCGGAGCCATGCTGGTTGCCCTCGAGCACGCGCCGGCAAAGCGCCGCGGTTTCGCCGCCAGCTTCGCCAATATGGGCGGCCCCGCCGGTGCGGTGCTGGCAACGCTGACCGTTTCGGCCTTCTCCACCCTGCCCGAGGAAGCATTCATGAGCTGGGGCTGGCGGATCCCGTTCCTGCTGAGCCTCGTGCTGATCGCCGTGGGCCTGGTCATCCGGCTCAAGGTTGCCGAAACGCCGCTGTTCCTGGAACTCGAAGCCACCGCCGAAAAGAAGAAGATCCCGTTTGTAGAGGTCGTCACCAAGTACCCGAAGAACCTGGTGCTGGGTGTGCTGGCCGGCATGAGCTCCTACACGGTGCAGGGCCTGATGACGGTGTGGGCCGTCTCCTACATCATCGAGGCCGGCGTGGACACTACCTCGGTCCTCAACATCAAGGCCGTCGGCGCCACCCTGACCATCGTGGCCATCTGGTTCGCGTCCCGCCTGAGCGATAAGTACGGCCGCAAGCCGGTCATGCTGGCCGGTATGATCGCCGGAGCGGTCCTGGCCTACCCGATCCTGTGGCTGCTGCAGACCGACACTTTGTGGGGCTTCGCCATCGGCCTGTTCCTGGCCAACGGCATCATCCAAGGTGTCATCTTCGGACCGTTCGGCGCCTTCGTGGCCGAGCTCTTCCCGACCCGCATGCGTTACACGGGCGCCTCGCTGACGTACCAGTCTTCCTCCACCCTGGGCGCTGGCTTCACACCGATGATCGCCTCCGGCCTGGTCCTCATCGCCGGCGGGGAGCTGTGGCTGGTCGGCTTGGTCTGGCTCCTGTCCTTCGTCGTGGCGGCCGTCTGCGTGCTCGCCACCAAGGAAGGCAAGAACATGGACCTCAGCGGTGAAATGAAATAG
- a CDS encoding amidohydrolase — protein sequence MGIDVEQLYRDLHAHPELSFQEHRTAGIVAEHLRALGFTVHPGIGVTGVAGIITNGPGGTVLLRADMDGLPVAEATGLDYASTARGVDQDGKDVPVMHACGHDVHVACLLGALERLVDERANWQGTVIAVFQPAEESGGGAQAMVDAGLFDLVPRPDVVLGQHVAPFPAGWIGIRPGVAMASADSINITMFGAGGHGSRPETTVDPVVMAAATTMRLQGIVSRELAAGDSAVLTVGQFHAGTKNNIIPAEATLGISLRTFDEPVRTKMVNAIERIVRGEASVSGAVKDPLISYDEHFPLTRNDEQATRRTTGALGNVFGQQIIDPGPISGSEDVGVLATAAGAPLVFWFLGGADPSLAEALASTGRLPEDIPSNHSPHFAPLIRPTLGLGIDALVAAAREWLIMGR from the coding sequence ATGGGCATAGACGTTGAGCAGCTGTACCGGGATCTGCATGCACACCCCGAGCTTTCCTTCCAGGAACACCGGACCGCCGGGATCGTGGCTGAGCACCTTCGTGCCCTAGGGTTCACCGTGCACCCCGGCATCGGCGTCACCGGTGTTGCCGGCATCATTACCAACGGTCCGGGTGGAACCGTGCTGCTGCGGGCGGACATGGATGGCCTGCCCGTAGCAGAGGCAACAGGACTGGACTACGCCAGCACTGCCCGTGGCGTCGATCAGGACGGCAAGGATGTACCGGTCATGCATGCCTGCGGCCACGACGTCCACGTCGCCTGTCTCCTCGGGGCCTTGGAAAGGCTCGTGGACGAGCGCGCAAACTGGCAAGGAACGGTCATCGCGGTTTTCCAACCGGCGGAAGAGTCGGGCGGTGGGGCCCAAGCTATGGTCGACGCCGGCCTCTTCGATCTTGTTCCCCGACCGGATGTAGTTCTCGGCCAGCACGTAGCACCATTTCCCGCGGGTTGGATCGGCATCAGGCCGGGCGTCGCCATGGCATCGGCGGATTCGATCAACATCACGATGTTCGGAGCCGGCGGCCACGGTTCCAGGCCGGAAACAACCGTCGACCCGGTGGTCATGGCGGCTGCGACAACCATGCGGCTCCAAGGGATTGTTTCGCGGGAGCTGGCGGCCGGCGATTCGGCGGTTCTGACTGTTGGACAGTTCCACGCCGGAACCAAGAACAACATCATCCCCGCGGAAGCCACCCTGGGAATCAGCCTGCGCACCTTCGATGAACCGGTCCGGACGAAGATGGTGAATGCCATTGAGCGGATCGTACGAGGTGAAGCATCGGTATCGGGTGCCGTCAAGGACCCGCTGATCAGCTACGACGAGCACTTTCCACTGACCCGCAACGACGAACAGGCAACCCGTCGAACGACGGGGGCACTGGGCAACGTTTTCGGCCAACAGATCATTGATCCCGGCCCGATCTCCGGGAGCGAAGACGTCGGAGTGCTCGCCACTGCTGCCGGAGCGCCGCTTGTTTTCTGGTTTCTCGGTGGTGCCGACCCGTCACTGGCCGAGGCCTTGGCATCTACCGGCAGGCTGCCCGAGGACATTCCGTCGAATCACTCGCCGCATTTCGCTCCGCTCATCCGGCCGACCCTCGGCCTCGGGATTGATGCGCTGGTCGCTGCGGCACGCGAATGGCTGATAATGGGCAGGTGA